The genomic region AGAGGATATAAAgtataatttacaaaaatataaatcttggttattttatttttagtatttcaacATATTACTATATAGTATGTGTTACTCAGGGGTTATGTTTAACAACCTGAAATTATCCAGCAAACCAAAAGTGTTGGATATGACATATGTCTTTTGTCGAACAAATTATATATTAGGTAACCAAAAATGGCTATGTTAATATACGGTTTATATGAAAGCTTATGCAGTGCATTATACTTGCATCCGgaagaaaatatacattttaagcCCTTTATTACaacatttttcagtataaatatGCAGATTAAGAGTATGAGTGTTTTAGGCAAAAAGTTTTGATTTGTGTACAAAAGTGATATTCTAAAATAAGCCTGCCTTTGCAAGTTCACTTTCCATCTTCTTGGTTAACTGAAGAGATAAAATAGTCAGAAAAATAgcatataaaaacatattttagtcCTTTGATTATGGAAAACTTTACACTTAAATTTCTCACTAAACACCAGGTGTCTTGGCTAGGTGGGTTAGGAAGATATTTGTAAAAGTATGGAATTCCTGGAAGatgaatatgaaaaacaaatgacGACAGTAAGACATATCCTTCCAGGTGAGCATGTGTATCGTTTTAGTCTCTCTGCATGCTTTCTGTAGAGTAATTGTAGGTTTGCATTCATTCATCAGCACAAGTGGATTCATTTCCCATTTACAACTTTCCCAGTGTAGTCGGGCAGGATGCATGGGTCTCATTAAAGATGGTTTTGTATGAACTTATCGGCAGGCGCAAGTTTCAACAGACATATTGGGGTATACCTTTAAAACAACGTTTTTGTTCTCATCTAAGAACAGGACACTGAGTGAGCTCATTTTGTCAGGAACGCAGCAGGGTTCTGGGATGCCGGGAATGATTCCTACTGCTTTTACGATGCTCTGGATTGTGGCATGATTTGATGGCCGGACAATCTGGAACAGAGAAGGAAGTAGTTATCGCTTCATTTATGAGCAGTCACTTTCCCAGATGGACTTGGAAAATGACAACAActatgtttttttgtttctcaaaaaaagTGAATATATGCGATTGAGTCACAGGGCCATGCAGCATAGTCAGTCCCTCACACTTCCAGCTTTCCTGCGCAGGGTGTATCCAACAGATATTTTGTGTTCCTTATGCTGCCTTTGTAAATACCAGAGGAGGGCACTGGTGGCACAGCCAGCAGTCAGTAGCCTGAAGAAAGAATGTCTCTGACTGCACCTACTAGATGCTGGAGGTAGGCGTGCAGGAGAAAAGGACTAAGGTGGGGCACACTTCTCAGTTGTAAGATgttatcttttgttttcttaacctGTTGTTTGACTTGGAAAATTGGCTACTGTaagtatttccaaaataactATCCCTATGTTCCAGTAGTATTTCTCCTCATGTATGCTAACCTGGAATTAGTTACTTTTTCCTGGAGTAATTACTCTCTTTTAAAAGAGCAGAGTGCTCCAGAAGTAGCGTCCACAGGGGGGAGTTAGTCTAGAATAGTAAAAAAATCTGACAGAGCCTTTGTGATCATAACCCCATGACAAACAAGTACTTCATACCTGTAGTCTTTGtctgcttccctctgctttcctcaCCAGGCTcgccctcccccccgcccccaacgAGCTACCTTCGTagtgggagaagaaaacaaaaggctgagagagcaggaaaagtATCAAGTGAGGTTTCACAGCAGCTTTACATCTATATACTGTTTAGGGTACTGAGCcacaattttatttctactaTTGATTTTTGGATGCAGTAAAcaacacaaggaaaaataagtgaGAAGAGGAGGCATCCATTAGGCATAACAGCAGTGAgaataagaaaaggagaaagttaaGATATGTAAATAGTATACTGTTTAGTAGTTAaatgtaacactttttttttttttagtctttattCACAAGGTACACTTGAGCCTTGTACTCTGAGCAACTGAATAGACTAAACAGTTTTCACCACTTCTGTTGCTTGAGGTACATACAGTCAAGCACAGGTTTACTGGTGACAGAGTGACAGGCTTTCCTTGTCATTGCCTCAGCATAACATGGAATGCATGTGCTCCAGTTACATGAGGCAATAGTATGGCATGCAACCCACCACTGAGGCTGAAGCTTCAGTGACTCCTGTTCAGTTGTCGTGCTTGAATACTGTCCCAGCAAATGAGTACAGTAACAGTAGGAAAACTGTGTTAGTCATATCAGGCTTTTTGCTACagtttcacaagttttctgCACAGATCTGGTACATGTGGCACATTAAAATCTTTCATCACTATTGGTACATAGCTGTATATCGGGTGGAAAATGACATCTGTGGGACAACAAATAGGGACTCTGCGCACCTCCACATGGAAGCAGATACTTCAATGAGAAGAATTAAAGTCTCCTGTATCTTctctatttttcaaataataattgAGTATATgcaaaacatgatttttcatttcaacatgAAAAGTTATGTAGTCTATGGGTATAACAAAGGAGCTATTTTTTAGGATAGTTGAGTTTTGATACATTTGCTTTAAGTGTAACATATCAGCAAATCAGATCCAAACCTTAATTGCTATTAAGGCTTTCAGATGTTCCTTAACTAAAGTGACCTCATTTGAGCATTACAAGGAGGAACTGTGAAATCCGTTCTTGATCCTTCGGGGCTTCAAGACAGCATCCCTATAGCCAAGTCCCAACAAGTGACCAATCCTGGAAAGTGCCTTTCTGTAATTAGCATATGTTGGCATAATTAGCAACAGCTTGCTCTCTCATGTCACCCTTCATCTTTAGATTTCAAAGCTGTCCacaaacaaacagcagtgaATTAGTCTCACAGCTGCTATGTGAAGTAGAAATAAGCTTCCACCTGCATTGGCCATGTCAGCAATTCTGGAcagcaagagagagacagaaatagcttttgttCATTTAAGCAACTGCAGAGTTTAGAAATTCAAAGAACTAGAGCTTCTAGAAGGAAGttcttattttaatctttatgaAAAACCTCCTGAAGGGTTCCTAGAAcctttattatttcatattgtTATTTGAAACAGTCACAGATCCTAATGTGCTACTGAAACAGAATTTGTTGACCCCATGCAGTGGATAGCCATCATTGCCCTCAGTTACTGACTTACAGAATTCCTGGGTATGAACCTGCAGAAGATCCTTCTAGGATCTTCTCCAGCTGTGCAGTCTCTAATATCTGCAAGGAACAAATAGATGTGAGCAAAGTCCAGCATGAGCAGCTGTCTACCAAGACAACAGCACTAATTAGGTTTCTAATGCCTGCAAGTCATACACTATGCACAAAAATGCTTATTATGGACTATTACTCTGTACAGAATGTGGCTGCCTGAGCCCCACATCCACAGCAGAGCCAGACAGCACACCCATCCCGCATCCAGCCAGGCTCCGAATTTTCCAGCCCTTCTGGAAACCTGGCACAAGCGTTCAGTGATTGTGGGCTAGGCTTCACATTAGCGTTTGTACTGATGTGCTAAAGAGGAAAGCTTGAAATAATAAGTGGAATGCCCAGTAGTGATGGCACCGAGGAAGTGCTGATGTTTTAAATACTGGCTACTAAGTTATATACAGCAGTCCAGGTTCTGCTCTTACTTAACCTCTAGGACAATCCTAGCTCAGGAACATTTTGGGcctcagaaaacagaaggatgGTCATGTAGCCAATAAGCAATTGAACAGCAGGTTTGAAGTACTTTAGACCCTCCCCTTCTACctttaaaagtctgtttttaTCATGAATTTGCCCCtcaaaaaacaccacacaccCCCATCTTAATAAGGAATACTTCTTAGCTTCAAGAAAGTTTTGGTTTCAGATTTGAATTCAACTCTGAAAATGAGAGTCATGAACTGATACACTTACAAGGATGAAATCAAGAGTATTCTAATTACTGTAGACCAGGGAAAGGATATGTTCCCACCTACGTCTACCACACGTCAGACTAGCATTTATTTGGCAAATACAGCAGTGCAGCCAGCCATTATTAACCATATAAGCTAGTCTTCCCCCTCACAATTCAGGGAATAAGAGCTTCAGCATTAAGGTAGGTGAACTTGCTATGACAAGATTTGTACCAGAGCTGTTTTGTATCTAGATCAAGAATTGCAGTTATTAAAGTAGATGTGCAGAGTTATGTAccaatacttaaaaaaaaataattgtacaaTGTGATGATTCTCAATGTGCCAGGTATATAAGTCTATCTCCACAGTTCTAAAAGAGTACCTTGGAAGTGAGGTATCTTTTGTCCATCACAGGTTGACTGTGTAGACCAAGTCTTCATGAATAGCGTTAATCTGGCCTTTGACTTAGGAGTGCCAGGAAAGCATATGCGTGCTTTCCTGACTTAGGGTATATACGCAAGAACAAAAACTATTTCCCCCTCCATAATACTTAGCAATTCTTATACTCTGACCTGAAGCTTCGTTTATGCTGCTGTCCTAGTTATCTCTATTCACTTGGAAACAGTCATTGAAAAAAGTTACAACTGTGAATTTGCCTCTATTTTTTTCCcgtcttaaaaatacaaagctaaCGAAAGGTAGACCACTTCCAAATCAAACCCAATCAAAGAGTGCATCAAACCCCAAATCCATGTATCTGtgatttagttttaaatttctctgtttgttttttttttgtttgttttggggtttttctggcACCAAGATGCTGGTGCAGCCACATTAATTTATCTAGAAAACAAGTATCAAAATGAGAACTAAAGTAAGTGGTTTTAATTTACAAGGGAATATTTATTATATAGCAAATAATATTTCTAGATAAGACATTAAATAAGTCAGCAATATAAGCTTATTTAACTATTCCGGCTAGAAATGGATCCACTCTCATTTGGTTCTGTCAGATTTTGTGTCATGCTGTTTTGCTCACAAGAAGCCAGATGTgttaaatgtatcttttttttttttcctttggtatgTATGAGTGGTGCATGAGACTGTGGGTCTATGGCAGAGGACCCATATTCCcaggctgtgttttgttttggataaGTTAAATGGTGATTGTGTTGCATGATCTCTTTGTAGTACAACAAAAAAGTGAAGTTGTATGTGAGCCTGtgcaaacattaatttttaccAGACCATGTATCAGTTTATGTATACATGGTTCAGCATTGGCCAGCTATACAAGAATGTGGTCAGATTTGTACACCCTACCGTGGTGTCTGGATTTCCACTGTTCCTGGGCTTAAACTAGCCTGCATATCTACTCTTCCTGAAATCATACTACttatttcaacagaaacatACATCAATCTCCCTGTATGTAAAGTAGGGCAGATTCCTGTTTCAGAGCTTTGAAATTCTCTGCTGTAAGACACTATCCATTATTTATGTGCTGAGTGACCACATGCAAAAATGTCATTAGAATAAATAATCAGGCCCTTCGTAGGTAGAATTgcaaaataattacagtttCTAAACATGCAGGTTATGCAGTGCTTCAaatcctcccctcccccattaCTTGAAAGCCCTATAAAATACCGATAATTCTTGTGCTACATAGGATTGCCAAAATTTCTACTTCTTGCCATAGAGCAAGTGAGTGGGAGTGGGCCAAATTGAAATTCCATTGGAGCAGGAGTTCGTGTTTGCCTCTCTATTAGCAAATTTCATACTGCTTCCATAGGAGGAATTCAGTATGCTAGCTTTAGAGTGTTACAGACAGCTATGTGGGCATTTCCAGCCACATAAGGtaaaacaacttttttgttCCAGCAGGATTATCTTAATGTTAAGAatttagtaaattaaaaaagcacCAGAGAATTTTGAGAAACAAATATCAGCGTAACCAGcattcttattttcaaagtgaCAAGCAGTTtcttaaagttaaaaatacctCAGTGTCACTACTCTGCATTTTTCCTCTAAGGTATTACCAGTGGAATTCAGAAATACTCGATGATACTGTAGCTTGTTTTATGGTATTATTAGCTTATAATACTTTATAATTCTGCTACCACAACAGAGTAGTTTGATGATTTAGTGTGTGTAACCATATTTTAATAAGCTGCATAAGTCTTTACGTTATAGTTTCAAGATATAAGATGAGAAACTGTAAGATAAACTtgagacatttttcttattcttcagaTTACATTTAAGGATAACTTGGAACCTTTTTGCACTCTGATGACTAAGTtgatagaaatgaaaaattatttaggcTGAACAAGGCAACAGAACACagtgaaaaaggtaaaaatctaATGGAAAATCTAACTGAAGTAGTTGGATAGGCACAACAGTAGATCTACTGTTTGCAAGCTAACAACAAAAAGGCATACTACCTTGGGCATTGGAAATTCACATGCCCCTGCACAGTAGTAGGCATCAAATGATTTGGGAGATATGATCCATTCATTCCAGCCAATATCAGCAAAGTCAACTTTCATGTATCTTCTTGAACAAATCCTTGGCTCATTCCATTGTTTTCGCCTTgctttcttcattgttttctcATCGAAATTTAGCACCTGAGACTTTGtaagcatttctgtattttcttgccCTTTTCTCCTTCGGTCTTTGCGTGAGGCTTTTGGTTTCAAGGACTTGTAGGCGTTCTCCCATATGTCATGTTTGTTGTATTTATTGTTGTTATAATCTACTTCTGGCAACTCATTGTTCTGAATAGAGCTAGAGAGGTACGTATCCCTCCTCACTCGGGTATCAGTAGAAGCATTAGGGGATAGATTTGGGTCCCCATCATTGGAAGGGAATGGATCATAACGCTGTAGGGTGACTGCCACACTGTTAGGTTCAGAGATTGCAAGATCATTGGCATAAACTAGTATATAAGGTAAATGACTGGTGACCTGTTCAGAGAAGCCTTGGTGTTTCTCCCCAGAATCAAGCTCAGCGCAGAGAATGAGCTCTCCAGCCTGTTTTGATTCTTTTATGATGTGTGAAATGTCCTTTGCATGCCAAGCCCCTCGCCTTTGAAGAAACATGGTGATGTTCCCTTTCACTAGTCCATAGGCAGAATTCTGGtgaatgctttggaaaatgaagtTGAGCCGCAGGATCGGAGGCAGGTGAAGGAGGCGGCAAGATGAGTTCTTGGACCGCTTACAAAACACTTCCCGGTGCCGAGGGCGTTTGTCAGCATAGAAGTGAAAAGTGGCAGCAAGGATCATCTCTGAATCCTGCATGGATGTCAGATTGAAGCAGTACAAGGGCTTCTGGGCCAAGAATTCTGCAAGAGAGCAAGGAAAACATGGATAAATACCTGAGACCAAAAATGGTAGTCAAACCCTTATTGCTATGTAAGTGGAttaataaattttgcttttcacttacCCACTTCAAATCAGTTAGTATAGTGAGCTTGTCACTTCAGCTTAAAACTATGGTGagtaagaggaggaaaaaaccctaacaaTATTTAATAGCAATATTACATCAGGACTGTCCAACACACTAGGCACCTTTTGTATAGATGAGGGATAAAACTCCTCCCAGAGATTTTCAGTTTCAGACTGCCTTTCATTCCAGGCAGGCAAGAAAAGCAATCCTTGCTTCTATTTCATTTATAACAAAGTCAGGCTCAGAGGAGCTATCAACTTTGCCCGTGGCAGAGCTCAGAATGGTACCTTATTCAGTATATTAGCTGAAAACCAGGTTTACAGTTAATAATGCAAGGTGGTCTGATCTAAAGCTGACTGCAAAGATTCCCGAAAGATCTCTGGGTGCTAACTCTATGGGCAACAGCATATGAAGTTCATCATCTGTAAATAGCGCACAAGAGACATTTCACAAGGGGGCTGGAAGTAAGCAGTGCGACACATTTTGGGGGAGGATTGTTCTTATGAATGATCCTCCTTTCCAGCGTACATCATGTAGGAGCTTTGTTTAAAGCATTGTGAAACCTACTTGGTTTCTAAGACTTGTGTTTTAATCTTCTTGAAGTTAGTGACAACTTGCTGTTGAATAGGAGCTGACTTAAAATTCAAACCCCATTTGATATAGCCTCTTTTTAGCTAGTTGAACAATTTGTGCTCAGGTTACATCTCTACCCTCCTTCTCAAGGAGGATGAGCAATTTTACACTAATATCTGTTTACAACATGTTTATTTCAACAGTAGAAAACTCTCTTAGTGTGTTAAAATGTAATCCCAGAATCAAAAGTCCATGCCTTCACAGTCTATCATTGtgaaaagttgctttttttttctttttttttactagctCAAGAGTATGTGGGAAAGTGGTGGCAGAACCAAGAAGTGATACCTGTTCTTCCAAGCTCAGACTGG from Ciconia boyciana chromosome 8, ASM3463844v1, whole genome shotgun sequence harbors:
- the GDF10 gene encoding growth/differentiation factor 10 isoform X1 produces the protein MAGRLTCCLLLWALGHGGCRSPAGEGAGSQPACPVEPPAARDSPSPGRDPRGGSSPPPALGSTAQDMVAVHMLKLYEKYNREGSRPGDGNTVRSFKAKPEFLAQKPLYCFNLTSMQDSEMILAATFHFYADKRPRHREVFCKRSKNSSCRLLHLPPILRLNFIFQSIHQNSAYGLVKGNITMFLQRRGAWHAKDISHIIKESKQAGELILCAELDSGEKHQGFSEQVTSHLPYILVYANDLAISEPNSVAVTLQRYDPFPSNDGDPNLSPNASTDTRVRRDTYLSSSIQNNELPEVDYNNNKYNKHDIWENAYKSLKPKASRKDRRRKGQENTEMLTKSQVLNFDEKTMKKARRKQWNEPRICSRRYMKVDFADIGWNEWIISPKSFDAYYCAGACEFPMPKIVRPSNHATIQSIVKAVGIIPGIPEPCCVPDKMSSLSVLFLDENKNVVLKVYPNMSVETCACR
- the GDF10 gene encoding growth/differentiation factor 10 isoform X2, with protein sequence MAGRLTCCLLLWALGHGGCRSPAGEGAGSQPACPVEPPAARDSPSPGRDPRGGSSPPPALGSTAQDMVAVHMLKLYEKYNREGSRPGDGNTVRSFKAKPEFLAQKPLYCFNLTSMQDSEMILAATFHFYADKRPRHREVFCKRSKNSSCRLLHLPPILRLNFIFQSIHQNSAYGLVKGNITMFLQRRGAWHAKDISHIIKESKQAGELILCAELDSGEKHQGFSEQVTSHLPYILVYANDLAISEPNSVAVTLQRYDPFPSNDGDPNLSPNASTDTRVRRDTYLSSSIQNNELPEVDYNNNKYNKHDIWENAYKSLKPKASRKDRRRKGQENTEMLTKSQVLNFDEKTMKKARRKQWNEPRICSRRYMKVDFADIGWNEWIISPKSFDAYYCAGACEFPMPKILETAQLEKILEGSSAGSYPGILLSGHQIMPQSRAS